The following are encoded in a window of Oncorhynchus mykiss isolate Arlee unplaced genomic scaffold, USDA_OmykA_1.1 un_scaffold_715, whole genome shotgun sequence genomic DNA:
- the LOC110495003 gene encoding mucin-3A isoform X1 yields the protein MMVRDTLAGTTVEPSQNHTTPTQNQDGTQQLPGETLEHVEQQNRVQEQQNQLDNFELLGQENELLEQQNLEHQIQLLELENTVQTSTDNRTTPPDKTSSGGALHPWWPQQSSFRATRPSVPLPWPRRSVPLPWPSPSVPLPWPSPSVPLPWPSPSVPLPWLGPLLHLPDPIPDSLTTHLRPFFSQQEYLLVRRTHRQLVHSGYYWGPMEMEEAHRTLLLTPPGSFLIRYTPHPATHTAWELPHQVYTTPCYTHCLGASSSGIHRTLLHTLPGSFLIRYTPHPATHTAWELPHQVYATPCYTHCLGASSSGIHHTLLHTPPGSFLIRYTPHPATHTLPGSFLIRYTPHPATHTAWELPHQVYATPCYTHCLGASSSGIHHTLLHTLPGSFLIRYTPHPATHTAWELPHQVYTTPCYTHCLGASSSGIHHTLLHTHCLGASSSGIHHTLLHTPPGSFLIRYTPHPATHTLPGSFLIRYTPHPATHTAWELPHQVYTTPCYTHCLGASSSGIHRTLLHTPPGSFLIRYTPHPATHTAWELPHRVYTTPCYTHTAWELPHQVYTTPCYTHCLGASSSGIHRTLLHTPPGSFLIRYTPHPATHTAWELPHRVYTTPCYTHTAWELPHQVYTTPCYTHRLGASSSGIHRTLLHTHRLGASSSGTAVRRTSSSPSVTTATWGPSVSASS from the exons ATGATGGTCAGAGACACTCTGGCAGGAACCACAGTGGAACCATCGCAGAACCACACGACACCCACGCAGAACCAGGACGGAACCCAGCAGCTTCCAGGTGAAACCCTAGAACACGTAGAACAACAGAACCGCGTTCAAGAACAACAGAACCAACTCGATAACTTCGAACTCTTAGGTCAAGAGAATGAACTCTTAGAACAACAGAACCTAGAACATCAGATCCAACTCTTAGAACTAGAGAATACGGTCCAGACCAGCACAGACAACCGGACCACACCTCCAGACAAGACCAGTTCTGGCGGTGCCCTCCATCCCTGGTGGCCTCAACAGAGCAGCTTTAGAGCGACTAGACCCAGTGTCCCTCTCCCCTGGCCTAGACGCAGTGTCCCTCTCCCCTGGCCAAGCCCCAGTGTCCCTCTCCCCTGGCCAAGCCCCAGTGTCCCTCTCCCCTGGCCAAGCCCCAGTGTCCCTCTCCCCTGGCTCGGACCTCTTCTCCACTTGCCCGATCCGATCCCAGACTCCTTGACCACACACCTCCGGCCCTTCTTCAGCCAGCAGGAGTATCTTCTAGTGCGACGCACACACCGTCAGCTGGTTCACAGTGGCTACTACTGGGGCCCTATGGAGATGGAGGAGGCCCACCGCACACTGCTACTCACACCGCCTGGGAGCTTCCTCATCAGGTATACACCAcaccctgctacacacactgcCTGGGAGCTTCCTCATCAGGTATACACCAcaccctgctacacacactgcCTGGGAGCTTCCTCATCAGGTATACACCGcaccctgctacacacactgcCTGGGAGCTTCCTCATCAGGTATACACCAcaccctgctacacacactgcCTGGGAGCTTCCTCATCAGGTATACGCCAcaccctgctacacacactgcCTGGGAGCTTCCTCATCAGGTATACACCACACCCTGCTACACACACCGCCTGGGAGCTTCCTCATCAGGTATACACCGcaccctgctacacacacactgcctgggaGCTTCCTCATCAGGTATACACCAcaccctgctacacacactgcCTGGGAGCTTCCTCATCAGGTATACGCCAcaccctgctacacacactgcCTGGGAGCTTCCTCATCAGGTATACACCAcaccctgctacacacactgcCTGGGAGCTTCCTCATCAGGTATACACCGCACCCTGCTACACACACCGCCTGGGAGCTTCCTCATCAGGTATACACCAcaccctgctacacacactgcCTGGGAGCTTCCTCATCGGGTATACACCacaccctgctacacacacactgcctgggaGCTTCCTCATCAGGTATACACCACACCCTGCTACACACACCGCCTGGGAGCTTCCTCATCAGGTATACACCGcaccctgctacacacacactgcctgggaGCTTCCTCATCAGGTATACACCACACCCTGCTACACACACCGCCTGGGAGCTTCCTCATCAGGTATACACCAcaccctgctacacacactgcCTGGGAGCTTCCTCATCAGGTATACACCGCACCCTGCTACACACACCGCCTGGGAGCTTCCTCATCAGGTATACACCAcaccctgctacacacactgcCTGGGAGCTTCCTCATCGGGTATACACCacaccctgctacacacacactgcctgggaGCTTCCTCATCAGGTATACACCAcaccctgctacacacactgcCTGGGAGCTTCCTCATCAGGTATACACCGCACCCTGCTACACACACCGCCTGGGAGCTTCCTCATCAGGTATACACCAcaccctgctacacacactgcCTGGGAGCTTCCTCATCGGGTATACACCacaccctgctacacacacactgcctgggaGCTTCCTCATCAGGTATACACCACACCCTGCTACACACACCGCCTGGGAGCTTCCTCATCAGGTATACACCGcaccctgctacacacacaccgCCTGGGAGCTTCCTCATCAG GGACAGCAGTCAGACGAACGTCTTCTTCACCCTCAGTTACCACGGCGACCTGGGGCCCGTCAGTGTCCGCGTCCTCCTGA
- the LOC110495003 gene encoding suppressor of cytokine signaling 1 isoform X2 yields MMVRDTLAGTTVEPSQNHTTPTQNQDGTQQLPGETLEHVEQQNRVQEQQNQLDNFELLGQENELLEQQNLEHQIQLLELENTVQTSTDNRTTPPDKTSSGGALHPWWPQQSSFRATRPSVPLPWPRRSVPLPWPSPSVPLPWPSPSVPLPWPSPSVPLPWLGPLLHLPDPIPDSLTTHLRPFFSQQEYLLVRRTHRQLVHSGYYWGPMEMEEAHRTLLLTPPGSFLIRDSSQTNVFFTLSYHGDLGPVSVRVLLTSQSFRLNGSNKAFDSLFALLRFYVESSHRRLRRAWRRERPMTLQQLCRGRIVELYGAEGIDSLPGLNQVVRQYLQDYPYSI; encoded by the exons ATGATGGTCAGAGACACTCTGGCAGGAACCACAGTGGAACCATCGCAGAACCACACGACACCCACGCAGAACCAGGACGGAACCCAGCAGCTTCCAGGTGAAACCCTAGAACACGTAGAACAACAGAACCGCGTTCAAGAACAACAGAACCAACTCGATAACTTCGAACTCTTAGGTCAAGAGAATGAACTCTTAGAACAACAGAACCTAGAACATCAGATCCAACTCTTAGAACTAGAGAATACGGTCCAGACCAGCACAGACAACCGGACCACACCTCCAGACAAGACCAGTTCTGGCGGTGCCCTCCATCCCTGGTGGCCTCAACAGAGCAGCTTTAGAGCGACTAGACCCAGTGTCCCTCTCCCCTGGCCTAGACGCAGTGTCCCTCTCCCCTGGCCAAGCCCCAGTGTCCCTCTCCCCTGGCCAAGCCCCAGTGTCCCTCTCCCCTGGCCAAGCCCCAGTGTCCCTCTCCCCTGGCTCGGACCTCTTCTCCACTTGCCCGATCCGATCCCAGACTCCTTGACCACACACCTCCGGCCCTTCTTCAGCCAGCAGGAGTATCTTCTAGTGCGACGCACACACCGTCAGCTGGTTCACAGTGGCTACTACTGGGGCCCTATGGAGATGGAGGAGGCCCACCGCACACTGCTACTCACACCGCCTGGGAGCTTCCTCATCAG GGACAGCAGTCAGACGAACGTCTTCTTCACCCTCAGTTACCACGGCGACCTGGGGCCCGTCAGTGTCCGCGTCCTCCTGACCAGTCAGAGTTTCCGCCTCAACGGCAGTAACAAGGCCTTTGACTCATTGTTCGCCTTGCTGCGGTTCTACGTGGAGTCATCCCATAGGCGGCTGCGGAGGGCGTGGCGCCGGGAGCGACCCATGACCTTACAGCAGCTGTGTAGGGGACGAATCGTGGAGCTGTACGGCGCGGAGGGGATAGATTCACTACCTGGGCTCAACCAGGTGGTCAGACAGTATCTACAGGACTATCCTTATAGTATATAG